Proteins from one Chroococcidiopsis sp. CCMEE 29 genomic window:
- a CDS encoding glycoside hydrolase family 13 protein, with product MQIQTPDWVKHAVFYQIFPDRFARSQQPRKRLLKNASWEAWDEMPTLQGYKGGDLWGILEQLDYLQNLGINAIYFTPIFQSASNHRYHTHDYYRVDPMLGGNEAFKELLDACHDRNIKVVLDGVFNHASRGFFFFHDILENGPHSPWVDWFKIEDWPVSPYNGEFPANYQGWAGNRALPVFNHNNPEVREYIMEIAEHWIKFGIDGWRLDVPFEIKTPGFWQEFRNRVKAINPEAYIVGEVWGDSREWLDGTQFDGVMNYLFAAPTIAFTAGDRVDIEQVQDRSYHPYPPLFAAEYAEKMQELLQLYPWEIQLTQLNLLASHDTARLISIAGGDRASVELATLLLLTFPGAASIYYGDEVGLPGRLDPDSRRGFPLEAHWERDVLDYHRKLIALRHAYPALRTGAYQVLFAQAEAYVFARILGAEELIVAVNAGTALAKVSLDAPSLKSQPSKLLYGSADVEWSGEGESRQLKLSIPPRTGCILASVTGRNQKSG from the coding sequence ATGCAGATTCAAACTCCAGATTGGGTCAAACACGCTGTTTTCTATCAAATCTTTCCAGACCGCTTTGCTAGAAGCCAACAACCGCGCAAGCGACTGTTAAAAAATGCCTCGTGGGAAGCTTGGGACGAGATGCCAACACTCCAAGGCTACAAGGGTGGAGATTTGTGGGGTATTTTAGAGCAGCTCGATTATTTGCAGAATTTGGGGATTAATGCCATCTACTTCACCCCGATCTTTCAATCAGCCAGTAATCACCGCTATCACACTCACGATTATTACCGGGTAGATCCGATGCTAGGAGGGAATGAGGCTTTTAAGGAACTGTTAGATGCTTGCCACGATCGCAACATCAAAGTAGTTCTGGATGGGGTATTTAACCATGCCAGTCGCGGCTTTTTCTTTTTTCACGACATTCTAGAAAATGGTCCCCATTCTCCCTGGGTGGATTGGTTCAAAATTGAAGACTGGCCTGTATCACCCTACAACGGTGAGTTCCCCGCTAACTATCAGGGTTGGGCTGGGAATCGGGCGCTGCCAGTATTTAACCACAACAATCCCGAAGTGCGAGAATACATCATGGAGATTGCCGAACACTGGATTAAGTTCGGGATCGACGGCTGGCGCTTAGATGTCCCGTTCGAGATTAAAACCCCTGGTTTTTGGCAGGAATTTCGCAATCGCGTTAAAGCGATCAACCCTGAAGCCTATATAGTTGGGGAAGTGTGGGGGGATTCCCGCGAATGGCTGGATGGTACCCAGTTTGACGGGGTGATGAATTATCTATTCGCCGCGCCTACCATTGCCTTTACCGCAGGCGATCGCGTAGATATAGAGCAAGTACAAGACCGCTCCTACCACCCCTATCCGCCTTTGTTTGCCGCTGAGTACGCTGAAAAGATGCAGGAACTGCTGCAACTTTACCCTTGGGAAATTCAGCTGACCCAGTTGAATCTCTTAGCTAGTCACGATACGGCAAGGTTGATTTCTATTGCTGGAGGCGATCGCGCCAGTGTTGAGCTAGCAACGCTGCTATTATTGACCTTTCCGGGTGCTGCCAGTATTTACTACGGTGATGAGGTTGGTTTACCGGGTCGTCTAGATCCAGATTCTCGGCGTGGCTTTCCGCTGGAAGCCCACTGGGAGCGTGATGTACTAGATTACCATCGTAAACTGATTGCTCTGCGTCATGCTTATCCTGCCTTACGTACAGGTGCTTACCAAGTCTTATTCGCTCAGGCAGAAGCTTACGTCTTCGCACGAATTTTAGGTGCAGAGGAACTGATTGTTGCCGTTAACGCTGGAACTGCGCTTGCCAAGGTAAGCCTAGATGCACCCAGTTTAAAATCTCAACCCAGCAAGCTATTGTATGGCAGCGCCGATGTAGAGTGGTCTGGTGAGGGAGAATCTCGCCAGCTAAAGTTGAGCATTCCGCCTCGGACTGGCTGCATCCTGGCATCAGTTACAGGCAGAAATCAGAAAAGTGGTTAA
- a CDS encoding TraX family protein codes for MKLQLNNYQIKMLAAIFMVVDHIGVVFFPNLPVFRLIGRLSFPLFAWLLTQGERYTRNFNRYLLRLVLLGLISQPLFVLALSGTRLNILFTLSLGLITLRLGSRFSQYRYLIWGLGLVTAQLLRVEYGAYGMAVIYLFTAFRFGEVWWVVWMGLHLLLIAVMVKFGLFQLPAIVAGLLVNSANHQKGRSARWFYSFYPLHLLVLYLISQLS; via the coding sequence ATGAAATTGCAGCTAAATAATTACCAAATCAAAATGTTGGCGGCAATTTTCATGGTGGTTGACCATATAGGTGTTGTTTTCTTTCCAAATCTTCCGGTATTTCGGCTGATTGGGCGACTCAGCTTTCCTCTGTTTGCTTGGTTATTAACCCAAGGCGAACGCTACACTCGCAACTTTAATCGATACTTACTCAGATTAGTCCTTTTAGGTTTGATTAGTCAGCCACTGTTTGTACTAGCTTTGTCAGGAACCAGGCTCAACATTCTATTTACACTGTCTCTAGGACTCATTACTCTGCGTTTGGGTAGTCGGTTTAGCCAATACCGATATTTGATCTGGGGTTTGGGTCTTGTGACAGCCCAATTGCTGCGTGTTGAATATGGCGCTTATGGCATGGCGGTGATTTATTTATTCACTGCATTTCGCTTCGGCGAAGTTTGGTGGGTAGTCTGGATGGGACTGCATTTGCTCCTGATAGCTGTAATGGTTAAATTTGGTCTATTTCAGCTACCAGCGATTGTGGCTGGGCTGTTGGTAAACTCTGCTAACCATCAAAAGGGGCGTTCTGCCCGCTGGTTCTACAGCTTTTACCCGCTTCACCTACTCGTTTTGTACCTTATTTCCCAGTTAAGCTGA